The following proteins come from a genomic window of Gordonia westfalica:
- the rsmD gene encoding 16S rRNA (guanine(966)-N(2))-methyltransferase RsmD, with the protein MTRIIAGELRGRRLRVPDEGTRPTSDRVRESVFNMLDARFDLDGLWVLDLYAGSGALGIEAVSRGAAGATFVDSARKAAAVIGANVKACGIACSTTVITRAVSAYLSSPPERTYDLVFSDPPYAVDAAALSEDLTRLAATRLAPDALVVVERSARASGDIWPAGFEIVADKNYGDTRVEVGEFTGA; encoded by the coding sequence ATGACGAGGATCATCGCGGGCGAGCTGCGGGGTAGGCGGCTCCGTGTTCCGGACGAGGGAACTCGTCCCACTTCTGACCGTGTCCGCGAGTCGGTCTTCAACATGCTCGACGCCCGGTTCGATCTCGACGGTCTCTGGGTCCTCGATCTCTACGCCGGTTCCGGCGCCCTCGGGATCGAGGCGGTGTCGCGCGGTGCCGCCGGCGCGACCTTCGTCGATTCGGCCCGCAAGGCCGCCGCGGTGATCGGGGCCAATGTGAAAGCGTGCGGGATCGCATGCTCGACGACGGTGATCACCCGCGCGGTGTCCGCCTATCTGTCCTCGCCGCCCGAGCGTACATACGACCTCGTGTTCTCCGACCCGCCGTACGCGGTCGACGCGGCCGCGCTGTCGGAGGATCTGACCCGGCTGGCGGCGACGCGCCTGGCGCCGGACGCGCTCGTCGTGGTGGAACGTTCCGCCCGGGCGTCCGGCGACATCTGGCCCGCCGGCTTCGAGATCGTGGCGGACAAGAACTACGGCGACACCCGCGTCGAGGTCGGGGAGTTCACCGGCGCCTGA
- the coaD gene encoding pantetheine-phosphate adenylyltransferase, with protein MTTAVCPGSFDPFTLGHRYVVERAAACFDEVVITVVVNPNKRGMFSVDERIALIEEDCADLPGVRVDRWEGLLVEYLKQESIHTIVKGLRSAVDFDYEVPMAQMNRALADVETVFLLTDPRFAHVSSSLVKEVAKLGGDVTPFLSAHVHKSLNAKLTGERSV; from the coding sequence ATGACGACGGCAGTGTGTCCCGGTTCCTTCGATCCCTTCACCCTCGGCCACCGGTACGTGGTCGAACGCGCCGCGGCGTGTTTTGACGAGGTGGTCATCACCGTGGTGGTCAATCCCAACAAGCGTGGGATGTTCAGCGTCGACGAGCGCATCGCCCTCATCGAGGAGGACTGCGCCGATCTGCCCGGCGTTCGGGTCGATCGCTGGGAGGGGCTTCTCGTCGAGTATCTGAAGCAGGAGTCGATCCACACGATCGTCAAGGGGTTGCGCTCGGCGGTGGACTTCGACTACGAGGTCCCGATGGCCCAGATGAACCGTGCTCTGGCCGACGTGGAGACCGTCTTCCTCCTCACCGACCCCCGGTTCGCTCATGTGTCGAGTTCGCTGGTCAAGGAGGTGGCCAAGCTCGGCGGCGACGTCACGCCCTTCCTGTCGGCCCATGTCCACAAGTCGCTGAACGCGAAG